From the Burkholderia ubonensis genome, one window contains:
- a CDS encoding DUF2957 domain-containing protein: MKRNLILAATVAAPLLSACGGGGGSDNPPPLVEDRLCPAALDYGTVYTGGAGSGELVKLQLDTTRMTWQVSYIESPVPRTTGTVTPTRAGTVDSGTLTQETLLPTNKLNQCAFRLNGASLDPSRPARIFVGFGVAGGTIPGKEIQFGGVLGQAAVPDTKFPYYPFIGFSAIETNLANLAGTYSHVGFGEVPSQQFAPVSIDPKVTINADGTWIKCDSTGQFAGTCRQPGTNLAQSADGSGAFQTNSYQSQVKPTLSTLPQGKGFMIVGKLRNQLVPILVRTGVANPNVQPDGNGVPGLTADDESSISILAPQTAITVGSQNGEYIGVDSAFNYRTTALINNQATLLDPFQPSQASLATPLDLDYTQKVPGTVTTVHTGAGSTTPTGKFIFTGGVFGFLDNASSTPYFTIGAFVQ, translated from the coding sequence ATGAAGCGCAACCTCATTCTCGCGGCAACCGTGGCCGCCCCCCTTCTTTCGGCATGCGGCGGCGGCGGGGGGAGCGACAATCCGCCGCCGCTCGTCGAAGACCGTCTCTGCCCCGCCGCGCTCGACTACGGCACCGTCTACACCGGCGGCGCGGGCAGCGGCGAGCTCGTCAAGCTGCAGCTCGACACGACCAGGATGACCTGGCAGGTCAGCTACATCGAATCGCCGGTTCCGCGCACCACCGGCACCGTCACGCCGACGCGCGCCGGTACGGTCGACAGCGGCACGCTCACGCAGGAAACGCTGCTGCCGACCAACAAGCTGAACCAGTGCGCGTTCCGCCTGAACGGCGCGAGCCTCGACCCGTCGCGCCCGGCGCGCATCTTCGTCGGCTTCGGCGTCGCGGGCGGCACGATTCCCGGCAAGGAGATCCAGTTCGGCGGCGTGCTCGGCCAGGCCGCGGTGCCCGACACGAAGTTCCCGTACTACCCGTTCATCGGCTTCTCGGCGATCGAGACCAACCTCGCGAACCTCGCCGGCACGTACAGCCACGTCGGCTTCGGCGAAGTGCCGTCGCAGCAGTTCGCGCCGGTGTCGATCGACCCGAAGGTGACGATCAACGCCGACGGCACGTGGATCAAGTGCGACTCGACCGGCCAGTTCGCCGGCACGTGCCGCCAGCCGGGCACGAACCTCGCGCAGTCGGCGGACGGCAGCGGCGCGTTCCAGACCAACAGCTACCAGAGCCAGGTCAAGCCGACGCTGTCGACGCTGCCGCAGGGCAAGGGCTTCATGATCGTCGGCAAGCTGCGCAACCAGCTCGTGCCGATCCTCGTGCGCACCGGCGTCGCGAACCCGAACGTGCAGCCCGACGGCAACGGCGTGCCGGGCCTCACCGCCGACGACGAATCGAGCATCTCGATCCTCGCGCCGCAGACGGCGATCACGGTCGGCTCGCAGAACGGCGAGTACATCGGCGTCGACAGCGCGTTCAACTACCGCACCACCGCGCTGATCAACAACCAGGCGACGCTGCTCGATCCGTTCCAGCCGTCGCAGGCATCGCTCGCGACCCCGCTCGACCTCGACTACACGCAGAAGGTGCCGGGCACCGTCACGACGGTCCACACGGGCGCGGGCAGCACGACGCCCACCGGCAAGTTCATCTTCACGGGCGGCGTGTTCGGCTTCCTCGACAACGCGAGTTCGACGCCGTATTTCACGATCGGCGCGTTCGTCCAGTAA
- a CDS encoding LysE family translocator, producing MSLHTWWLFVATVFVVSAIPGPNMLLVMTHGARHGLRRSAATMAGCLSALVLMLSVSAAGLGVFLEAWPAMFNALRYAGAAYLVYLGVKAWRARVDAGTPGGDVEPVARQAAPASRWALFRNGFLVAGSNPKAILFAAALLPQFINASEPTLPQFGVLVATFAVIEVSWYLVYALFGTRIGATLKSQNVAKAFNRLTGGLFVGFGAMMALVRH from the coding sequence ATGAGCTTGCATACGTGGTGGCTTTTCGTGGCGACGGTGTTCGTCGTGTCGGCGATTCCCGGTCCGAACATGTTGCTCGTGATGACGCACGGCGCGCGGCATGGCCTGCGGCGCTCGGCGGCGACGATGGCCGGCTGCCTGAGCGCGCTGGTGCTGATGCTGTCGGTGTCGGCCGCCGGGCTCGGCGTGTTCCTCGAGGCGTGGCCGGCGATGTTCAACGCGCTGCGCTATGCGGGCGCGGCCTACCTGGTCTACCTCGGCGTAAAGGCGTGGCGCGCGCGCGTCGATGCCGGCACACCGGGCGGCGACGTCGAGCCGGTGGCCCGCCAGGCCGCGCCGGCATCGCGCTGGGCGCTGTTCCGCAACGGCTTTCTGGTCGCGGGCAGCAACCCGAAGGCGATCCTGTTCGCCGCCGCGCTGCTGCCGCAGTTCATCAACGCGTCCGAGCCGACGCTGCCGCAGTTCGGCGTGCTGGTCGCCACGTTCGCGGTGATCGAGGTGAGCTGGTATCTCGTCTATGCATTGTTCGGCACGCGAATCGGCGCGACGCTGAAGAGCCAGAACGTCGCGAAGGCGTTCAACCGGCTGACCGGCGGCCTGTTCGTCGGCTTCGGCGCGATGATGGCGCTGGTGCGGCACTGA
- a CDS encoding NAD(P)-dependent oxidoreductase, with product MDLGFIGLGEMGQAIATNLLKAGHQVRVWNRSRERTEPLVALGAQAVGTPADAFRGDAVFSMLADDAAARGVFDDALLAQAPRGLIHVNMATISVALAESLAHAHASRGLDYVAAPVMGRPDVAAAARLTIMAAGPAEAIDRVQPLFDVIGQKTWRLGSLPQHANVAKLAANFTLASAIETLGEASALLAGHGVAMRDFLDVITHSVFPGPVYEGYGAMIAERRYEPARFKARLGLKDVRLALEAGDAVSVPLPVASLVRDNLLDALAHGGGELDFAVLGEVASRRAGR from the coding sequence ATGGATCTCGGATTTATCGGGCTGGGCGAAATGGGGCAGGCGATCGCGACGAACCTGCTGAAGGCGGGGCATCAGGTGCGGGTCTGGAACCGTTCGCGCGAGCGGACCGAGCCGCTCGTCGCGCTCGGCGCGCAGGCGGTCGGCACGCCGGCCGACGCGTTCCGCGGCGACGCCGTGTTCTCGATGCTCGCCGACGATGCCGCCGCGCGCGGCGTCTTCGACGACGCGCTGCTCGCGCAGGCGCCGCGCGGCCTGATCCACGTCAACATGGCGACGATTTCCGTCGCGCTCGCCGAGTCGCTCGCGCACGCGCATGCGTCGCGCGGCCTCGACTATGTCGCGGCGCCCGTGATGGGGCGGCCGGACGTCGCGGCGGCGGCGCGCCTGACGATCATGGCGGCCGGCCCGGCGGAAGCGATCGACCGGGTGCAGCCGCTGTTCGACGTGATCGGCCAGAAGACCTGGCGGCTCGGCTCGCTGCCGCAGCATGCGAACGTCGCGAAGCTCGCCGCGAATTTCACGCTGGCGTCGGCGATCGAGACGCTCGGCGAGGCGTCCGCGTTGCTGGCCGGGCACGGCGTCGCGATGCGTGATTTCCTCGACGTGATCACCCACAGCGTGTTCCCGGGGCCCGTGTACGAAGGCTACGGCGCGATGATCGCCGAGCGGCGCTACGAGCCGGCGCGCTTCAAGGCCCGCCTCGGCCTGAAGGATGTCCGGCTCGCGCTCGAGGCGGGCGACGCGGTGTCGGTGCCGCTGCCGGTCGCGAGCCTCGTGCGCGACAACCTGCTCGATGCGCTCGCGCACGGCGGCGGCGAGCTGGACTTCGCGGTGCTCGGCGAGGTCGCGTCGCGCCGCGCGGGCCGCTGA